One segment of uncultured Campylobacter sp. DNA contains the following:
- the ubiE gene encoding bifunctional demethylmenaquinone methyltransferase/2-methoxy-6-polyprenyl-1,4-benzoquinol methylase UbiE yields the protein MQKQEKIIKMFDEIAPTYDLANRAISFGVDVSWRKKAVKLTLEKLKGKLVSIADVACGTGDMISSWRDGAAQYGVQIERIVGIDPSEGMLEVARQKFPGCEFIKATAGATTLDDASVDILSISYGIRNVVELDAALAEFNRVIKPGGSLVVLEFTKAASGGFAFKIRDFYVSKILPKIGAFISKNKEAYEYLPSSIGSFLDAASFSEKLKNAGFELRVQKGFSFDVSTLFIAEKIAQKSDDA from the coding sequence GTGCAAAAACAGGAAAAAATCATAAAGATGTTCGATGAGATCGCGCCTACCTACGATCTGGCAAACCGCGCCATCAGCTTCGGCGTGGACGTTTCGTGGCGCAAAAAAGCGGTCAAACTGACGCTTGAAAAGCTTAAAGGAAAGCTCGTGAGTATCGCCGACGTCGCGTGCGGCACGGGCGATATGATAAGCTCATGGCGCGACGGCGCGGCGCAGTACGGCGTGCAGATCGAGCGGATCGTGGGGATCGATCCGAGCGAGGGAATGCTCGAAGTAGCAAGGCAAAAATTTCCCGGCTGCGAGTTTATCAAAGCGACCGCGGGCGCTACGACGCTGGATGACGCGAGCGTGGATATTTTAAGCATCAGCTACGGCATAAGAAACGTCGTGGAGCTGGACGCGGCGCTTGCGGAGTTTAACCGCGTCATCAAACCGGGCGGCTCGCTCGTGGTTTTGGAATTTACCAAAGCCGCAAGCGGCGGGTTCGCATTTAAAATCAGGGATTTTTACGTGAGTAAAATTTTACCCAAAATCGGCGCCTTCATCTCGAAAAACAAAGAAGCCTACGAGTATCTGCCAAGCTCCATCGGCAGCTTCCTAGACGCCGCGAGCTTTAGCGAAAAGCTCAAAAACGCGGGCTTTGAACTGCGCGTGCAAAAGGGCTTTAGCTTCGACGTCAGCACGCTTTTCATCGCAGAGAAAATCGCACAGAAGAGCGACGATGCTTAG
- the xseA gene encoding exodeoxyribonuclease VII large subunit — MLSVSELNAQAKTLLETSFSFVEVEGEISKFRIQSTSGHWYFTIKDASAAIDCAMFKFNAARINFIPAVGDKLIVSGKVSLYAPTGAYQIQASNIRKSGEGELEAAFAALKDKLSKEGLFDTAHKKQLPKFAQSIAIITSAGSAAQADMLRTAQDRFALCKIDLYNALVQGEGAPASIISALRVADAKGYDAIVIARGGGSREDLWCFNDEALAHAIYAAKTPVISAVGHEIDFSISDFVADHRSLTPTAAMIDLLPDICAIFQNLDGISDALDRLIKDKISSAQNALSLAALELRSKSVEPKISGSLARLLNFELKFKSFVDSKLSAAEHTLSAKGELLAQKAKFFEITKDLVQIQKGGKTVSLSELAAGDEFVLCSQQLSKNAKII; from the coding sequence ATGCTTAGCGTAAGCGAGCTCAACGCCCAAGCCAAGACGCTTTTAGAGACGAGCTTTAGCTTCGTCGAGGTCGAGGGCGAGATATCTAAGTTTAGAATTCAAAGTACGAGCGGGCACTGGTATTTCACGATCAAAGACGCGAGCGCGGCGATTGATTGCGCGATGTTTAAATTTAACGCCGCGCGGATAAATTTTATCCCCGCCGTGGGCGATAAGCTCATCGTAAGCGGCAAGGTCTCGCTATACGCTCCTACGGGCGCGTATCAGATCCAGGCCTCAAACATCCGCAAAAGCGGCGAGGGCGAGCTGGAAGCGGCGTTTGCCGCGCTAAAAGATAAACTTAGCAAAGAGGGGCTTTTCGATACCGCGCACAAAAAACAGCTTCCGAAATTTGCCCAAAGCATCGCAATCATCACGAGCGCGGGCTCCGCGGCACAGGCAGATATGCTTCGCACGGCGCAGGACCGCTTCGCGCTTTGCAAGATCGATCTGTATAACGCGCTAGTGCAAGGCGAAGGTGCGCCTGCTTCGATCATAAGTGCATTGCGCGTAGCCGACGCGAAGGGCTACGATGCGATCGTAATCGCTCGCGGCGGTGGCTCGCGCGAGGATCTGTGGTGCTTCAACGACGAGGCCTTGGCGCACGCGATCTACGCAGCCAAAACGCCCGTCATCTCGGCGGTAGGGCACGAGATCGATTTTAGCATCAGCGATTTTGTAGCCGATCACCGAAGCCTCACGCCCACCGCTGCGATGATCGATCTGCTGCCCGATATTTGCGCGATCTTTCAGAACCTAGACGGCATAAGCGACGCACTTGATAGGCTGATAAAAGATAAAATTTCATCCGCACAAAACGCGCTGAGCCTCGCAGCTTTAGAGCTTAGATCAAAATCGGTCGAGCCAAAAATTTCAGGCTCGCTTGCCAGGCTTTTAAATTTCGAGCTTAAATTTAAAAGCTTCGTGGACTCCAAGCTAAGCGCCGCAGAGCATACGCTAAGTGCAAAGGGCGAGCTTTTAGCACAAAAGGCGAAATTTTTTGAGATCACTAAAGACCTCGTTCAAATCCAAAAGGGCGGCAAAACGGTGAGCTTGAGTGAGCTTGCCGCGGGAGACGAGTTCGTCCTTTGCTCGCAGCAGCTCAGCAAAAACGCAAAAATCATCTAA